A genomic region of Xiphophorus couchianus chromosome 18, X_couchianus-1.0, whole genome shotgun sequence contains the following coding sequences:
- the eml2 gene encoding echinoderm microtubule-associated protein-like 2 isoform X2, giving the protein MADDTVSASSNMDMEDRVSHLEQRLQLQEDEIQLLKAALADALRRLGYCEEQSKGPHAGGAHAGRRPLAAAASTPPTKVRQLLQALPSRPLSNGYVQQKRLLSSPSSPKKEVLQSIKRKSMSTERLTLVRREMAAESRSRTTSSSSSSGGKSKSKECTYNAEDGYVRMFLRGRPVTMHAPDQQRDSFNLDQKVALPEKKLKLQWVYGYRGRDCRCNLYLLPTGEIVYFNASVVVLYNTEEQQQRHYLGHNDDVKCLTVHPDMVTIATGQVAGNSKDGKLLAPHVRIWDSVSLNTLHVIGMGAFDRAVTCVSFSKSNGGSFLCAVDDANDHILSVWNWQKEKQLAEVKCSNDSVLAAVFHPMDTNLIVTCGKSHINFWTMEGNALTKRQGLFEKHEKPKYVLCVAFAENGDAITGDSSGNLYIWAKGGNRISQVVSGAHEGGIFSVCVLKDGTMVSGGGKDRKVALWDHNYRKQAEMEVGEPLGPVRALAEGKPGELFVGTTKNAIIRAAFPDTLTPIVQGHTDELWGLDVHPSMDQFVTCSQDKQVHLWDTCTHQPLWSKTMEDPGRSAGFHPSGAVLAVGTMTGRWLVLDTDTQDLVSMHTDGSEIISNIKYSPDGNFLAVASHDNFVYIYAVSESGKKYSRVGRCTGHSSFVTHLDWSADSQYFVTNSGDYEILFWEASSGKHVTNMDTVRNLEWATSTCTLSFSAFGIWPDGADGTDINAVCRSHDGSLLASADDFGKVQLFSFPCSQPRAPSHEYGGHSSHVTNVAFLHDDSHLISTGGKDTSILQWVVA; this is encoded by the exons ATGGCAG ACGACACGGTGTCGGCCAGCAGCAACATGGACATGGAGGACAGAGTGTCCCACCTGGAGCagaggctgcagctgcaggaggacGAGATCCAGCTGCTGAAGGCGGCTCTGGCCGACGCTCTGCGTCGCCTCGGTTACTGCGAGGAGCAGAGCAAGGGGCCGCatgcagggggcgctcatgctGGGAGGAGGCCCCTTGCTGCTGCCGCTTCCACACCTCCTACCAAGG TGCGCCAGCTGCTGCAGGCTCTTCCCTCCAGGCCTCTGAGTAACGGCTACGTTCAACAGAAACGCCTCCTGTCCTCGCCGTCGTCGCCAAAGAAAGAGGTGCTGCAGTCCATCAAGAG GAAGAGCATGTCCACAGAAAGACTTACCCTGGTCCGCAGAGAGATGGCAGCAGAGAGTCGGAGTCGGACCACGTCGTCCAGCAGCTCCTCTGGTGGGAAAAG caaatcTAAAGAATGCACCTACAATGcag agGACGGCTACGTGAGGATGTTCCTCCGCGGTCGTCCCGTCACCATGCACGCCCCAGACCAACAGCGGGACAGCTTCAACCTAGACCAGAAGGTGGCGCTGCCAGAGAAAAAGCTGAAGCTCCAGTGGGT CTACGGCTACCGCGGCCGCGACTGCCGCTGCAACCTCTACCTGCTGCCCACCGGGGAGATCGTGTACTTCAACGCTTCGGTGGTGGTTCTGTACAACacggaggagcagcagcagagacattACCTGGGACACAACGACGACGTCAAATG CCTGACTGTTCATCCTGACATGGTAACCATAGCAACGGGTCAGGTGGCTGGAAACTCCAAGGATGGAAAG CTTCTCGCTCCTCACGTTCGCATCTGGGACTCGGTGAGCCTCAACACGCTGCATGTGATCGGCATGGGGGCGTTCGACAGAGCCGTCACCTGCGTCTCTTTCTCCAAGTCG AACGGCGGCTCCTTCCTCTGTGCTGTGGATGACGCCAACGATCACATCCTGTCGGTCTGGAACtggcagaaagagaaacaactCGCTGAAGTGAAG TGCTCCAACGACTCCGTGCTGGCTGCCGTGTTTCATCCCATGGACACGAATCTGATCGTCACCTGTGGAAAGTCGCACATCAACTTCTGGACCATGGAGGGAAACGCGCTGACCAAGAGGCAGGGACTGTTTGAG AAACACGAGAAACCAAAGTACGTTCTGTGTGTGGCCTTTGCTGAAAACGGGGACGCCATCACAGGAGACTCCAGTGGAAACCTCTACATCTGGGCTAAAG GCGGTAACCGTATCAGCCAGGTGGTGTCGGGCGCGCACGAAGGCGGCATCTTCTCCGTTTGCGTCCTGAAGGACGGTACCATGGTGTCCGGAGGCGGGAAAGACCGCAAGGTGGCGCTGTGGGACCACAACTACAGGAAGCAGGCGGAGATGGAG GTGGGCGAGCCGCTCGGCCCGGTCCGGGCTCTGGCTGAGGGGAAACCAGGTGAGTTGTTCGTCGGAACCACCAAGAACGCCATCATCAGAGCGGCCTTCCCCGACACCCTGACCCCCATCGTACAG GGTCACACAGACGAGCTGTGGGGTCTGGACGTCCACCCCTCCATGGACCAGTTCGTTACCTGCTCTCAGGACAAGCAGGTTCACCTGTGGGACACCTGCACCCACCAGCCGCTCTGGAGCAAGACCATGGAG GATCCAGGAAGGTCTGCAGGTTTCCATCCCAGTGGCGCCGTTCTGGCTGTGGGAACCATGACTGGAAG GTGGTTGGTGCTGGACACCGACACCCAGGATTTAGTTTCTATGCACACAGACGGCAGCGAGATCATCTCAAACATCAAATACTCTCCAG ATGGTAACTTCCTGGCTGTCGCTTCCCATGACAACTTCGTCTACATCTACGCTGTGAGCGAGAGCGGCAAGAAGTACAGCCGCGTGGGGAGATGCACT GGTCACTCCAGTTTCGTCACCCATCTGGACTGGTCCGCAGACAGCCAGTACTTCGTCACCAACTCAGGAGACTACGAGATCCTCTTCT GGGAGGCATCCAGTGGTAAACACGTGACCAACATGGACACGGTGCGCAACCTGGAGTGGGCCACCTCTACCTGCACTCTGAGCTTCAGCGCCTTTG GAATTTGGCCAGATGGGGCCGACGGCACGGACATCAACGCCGTGTGCCGCTCACATGATGGCTCCCTGCTGGCCTCTGCTGACGACTTTGGCAAAGTGCAGTTGTTCTCCTTCCCCTGCTCCCAACCAAGG gcTCCGAGTCACGAGTACGGCGGCCACAGCAGTCATGTGACCAACGTCGCCTTCCTGCACGACGACAGTCACCTGATCTCCACCGGCGGGAAAGACACCAGCATCCTGCAGTGGGTCGTTGCCTAG
- the eml2 gene encoding echinoderm microtubule-associated protein-like 2 isoform X3: MKRSTSKSKECTYNAEDGYVRMFLRGRPVTMHAPDQQRDSFNLDQKVALPEKKLKLQWVYGYRGRDCRCNLYLLPTGEIVYFNASVVVLYNTEEQQQRHYLGHNDDVKCLTVHPDMVTIATGQVAGNSKDGKLLAPHVRIWDSVSLNTLHVIGMGAFDRAVTCVSFSKSNGGSFLCAVDDANDHILSVWNWQKEKQLAEVKCSNDSVLAAVFHPMDTNLIVTCGKSHINFWTMEGNALTKRQGLFEKHEKPKYVLCVAFAENGDAITGDSSGNLYIWAKGGNRISQVVSGAHEGGIFSVCVLKDGTMVSGGGKDRKVALWDHNYRKQAEMEVGEPLGPVRALAEGKPGELFVGTTKNAIIRAAFPDTLTPIVQGHTDELWGLDVHPSMDQFVTCSQDKQVHLWDTCTHQPLWSKTMEDPGRSAGFHPSGAVLAVGTMTGRWLVLDTDTQDLVSMHTDGSEIISNIKYSPDGNFLAVASHDNFVYIYAVSESGKKYSRVGRCTGHSSFVTHLDWSADSQYFVTNSGDYEILFWEASSGKHVTNMDTVRNLEWATSTCTLSFSAFGIWPDGADGTDINAVCRSHDGSLLASADDFGKVQLFSFPCSQPRAPSHEYGGHSSHVTNVAFLHDDSHLISTGGKDTSILQWVVA; this comes from the exons ATGAAGCGATCCACCAG caaatcTAAAGAATGCACCTACAATGcag agGACGGCTACGTGAGGATGTTCCTCCGCGGTCGTCCCGTCACCATGCACGCCCCAGACCAACAGCGGGACAGCTTCAACCTAGACCAGAAGGTGGCGCTGCCAGAGAAAAAGCTGAAGCTCCAGTGGGT CTACGGCTACCGCGGCCGCGACTGCCGCTGCAACCTCTACCTGCTGCCCACCGGGGAGATCGTGTACTTCAACGCTTCGGTGGTGGTTCTGTACAACacggaggagcagcagcagagacattACCTGGGACACAACGACGACGTCAAATG CCTGACTGTTCATCCTGACATGGTAACCATAGCAACGGGTCAGGTGGCTGGAAACTCCAAGGATGGAAAG CTTCTCGCTCCTCACGTTCGCATCTGGGACTCGGTGAGCCTCAACACGCTGCATGTGATCGGCATGGGGGCGTTCGACAGAGCCGTCACCTGCGTCTCTTTCTCCAAGTCG AACGGCGGCTCCTTCCTCTGTGCTGTGGATGACGCCAACGATCACATCCTGTCGGTCTGGAACtggcagaaagagaaacaactCGCTGAAGTGAAG TGCTCCAACGACTCCGTGCTGGCTGCCGTGTTTCATCCCATGGACACGAATCTGATCGTCACCTGTGGAAAGTCGCACATCAACTTCTGGACCATGGAGGGAAACGCGCTGACCAAGAGGCAGGGACTGTTTGAG AAACACGAGAAACCAAAGTACGTTCTGTGTGTGGCCTTTGCTGAAAACGGGGACGCCATCACAGGAGACTCCAGTGGAAACCTCTACATCTGGGCTAAAG GCGGTAACCGTATCAGCCAGGTGGTGTCGGGCGCGCACGAAGGCGGCATCTTCTCCGTTTGCGTCCTGAAGGACGGTACCATGGTGTCCGGAGGCGGGAAAGACCGCAAGGTGGCGCTGTGGGACCACAACTACAGGAAGCAGGCGGAGATGGAG GTGGGCGAGCCGCTCGGCCCGGTCCGGGCTCTGGCTGAGGGGAAACCAGGTGAGTTGTTCGTCGGAACCACCAAGAACGCCATCATCAGAGCGGCCTTCCCCGACACCCTGACCCCCATCGTACAG GGTCACACAGACGAGCTGTGGGGTCTGGACGTCCACCCCTCCATGGACCAGTTCGTTACCTGCTCTCAGGACAAGCAGGTTCACCTGTGGGACACCTGCACCCACCAGCCGCTCTGGAGCAAGACCATGGAG GATCCAGGAAGGTCTGCAGGTTTCCATCCCAGTGGCGCCGTTCTGGCTGTGGGAACCATGACTGGAAG GTGGTTGGTGCTGGACACCGACACCCAGGATTTAGTTTCTATGCACACAGACGGCAGCGAGATCATCTCAAACATCAAATACTCTCCAG ATGGTAACTTCCTGGCTGTCGCTTCCCATGACAACTTCGTCTACATCTACGCTGTGAGCGAGAGCGGCAAGAAGTACAGCCGCGTGGGGAGATGCACT GGTCACTCCAGTTTCGTCACCCATCTGGACTGGTCCGCAGACAGCCAGTACTTCGTCACCAACTCAGGAGACTACGAGATCCTCTTCT GGGAGGCATCCAGTGGTAAACACGTGACCAACATGGACACGGTGCGCAACCTGGAGTGGGCCACCTCTACCTGCACTCTGAGCTTCAGCGCCTTTG GAATTTGGCCAGATGGGGCCGACGGCACGGACATCAACGCCGTGTGCCGCTCACATGATGGCTCCCTGCTGGCCTCTGCTGACGACTTTGGCAAAGTGCAGTTGTTCTCCTTCCCCTGCTCCCAACCAAGG gcTCCGAGTCACGAGTACGGCGGCCACAGCAGTCATGTGACCAACGTCGCCTTCCTGCACGACGACAGTCACCTGATCTCCACCGGCGGGAAAGACACCAGCATCCTGCAGTGGGTCGTTGCCTAG
- the eml2 gene encoding echinoderm microtubule-associated protein-like 2 isoform X1, which produces MFMDVGETGSGEGVKTRRRKAKGGRGSPPRAGGAADRDGRGEERGRMSERIASCGSLCDSTNLLLQYCNNDDTVSASSNMDMEDRVSHLEQRLQLQEDEIQLLKAALADALRRLGYCEEQSKGPHAGGAHAGRRPLAAAASTPPTKVRQLLQALPSRPLSNGYVQQKRLLSSPSSPKKEVLQSIKRKSMSTERLTLVRREMAAESRSRTTSSSSSSGGKSKSKECTYNAEDGYVRMFLRGRPVTMHAPDQQRDSFNLDQKVALPEKKLKLQWVYGYRGRDCRCNLYLLPTGEIVYFNASVVVLYNTEEQQQRHYLGHNDDVKCLTVHPDMVTIATGQVAGNSKDGKLLAPHVRIWDSVSLNTLHVIGMGAFDRAVTCVSFSKSNGGSFLCAVDDANDHILSVWNWQKEKQLAEVKCSNDSVLAAVFHPMDTNLIVTCGKSHINFWTMEGNALTKRQGLFEKHEKPKYVLCVAFAENGDAITGDSSGNLYIWAKGGNRISQVVSGAHEGGIFSVCVLKDGTMVSGGGKDRKVALWDHNYRKQAEMEVGEPLGPVRALAEGKPGELFVGTTKNAIIRAAFPDTLTPIVQGHTDELWGLDVHPSMDQFVTCSQDKQVHLWDTCTHQPLWSKTMEDPGRSAGFHPSGAVLAVGTMTGRWLVLDTDTQDLVSMHTDGSEIISNIKYSPDGNFLAVASHDNFVYIYAVSESGKKYSRVGRCTGHSSFVTHLDWSADSQYFVTNSGDYEILFWEASSGKHVTNMDTVRNLEWATSTCTLSFSAFGIWPDGADGTDINAVCRSHDGSLLASADDFGKVQLFSFPCSQPRAPSHEYGGHSSHVTNVAFLHDDSHLISTGGKDTSILQWVVA; this is translated from the exons ACGACACGGTGTCGGCCAGCAGCAACATGGACATGGAGGACAGAGTGTCCCACCTGGAGCagaggctgcagctgcaggaggacGAGATCCAGCTGCTGAAGGCGGCTCTGGCCGACGCTCTGCGTCGCCTCGGTTACTGCGAGGAGCAGAGCAAGGGGCCGCatgcagggggcgctcatgctGGGAGGAGGCCCCTTGCTGCTGCCGCTTCCACACCTCCTACCAAGG TGCGCCAGCTGCTGCAGGCTCTTCCCTCCAGGCCTCTGAGTAACGGCTACGTTCAACAGAAACGCCTCCTGTCCTCGCCGTCGTCGCCAAAGAAAGAGGTGCTGCAGTCCATCAAGAG GAAGAGCATGTCCACAGAAAGACTTACCCTGGTCCGCAGAGAGATGGCAGCAGAGAGTCGGAGTCGGACCACGTCGTCCAGCAGCTCCTCTGGTGGGAAAAG caaatcTAAAGAATGCACCTACAATGcag agGACGGCTACGTGAGGATGTTCCTCCGCGGTCGTCCCGTCACCATGCACGCCCCAGACCAACAGCGGGACAGCTTCAACCTAGACCAGAAGGTGGCGCTGCCAGAGAAAAAGCTGAAGCTCCAGTGGGT CTACGGCTACCGCGGCCGCGACTGCCGCTGCAACCTCTACCTGCTGCCCACCGGGGAGATCGTGTACTTCAACGCTTCGGTGGTGGTTCTGTACAACacggaggagcagcagcagagacattACCTGGGACACAACGACGACGTCAAATG CCTGACTGTTCATCCTGACATGGTAACCATAGCAACGGGTCAGGTGGCTGGAAACTCCAAGGATGGAAAG CTTCTCGCTCCTCACGTTCGCATCTGGGACTCGGTGAGCCTCAACACGCTGCATGTGATCGGCATGGGGGCGTTCGACAGAGCCGTCACCTGCGTCTCTTTCTCCAAGTCG AACGGCGGCTCCTTCCTCTGTGCTGTGGATGACGCCAACGATCACATCCTGTCGGTCTGGAACtggcagaaagagaaacaactCGCTGAAGTGAAG TGCTCCAACGACTCCGTGCTGGCTGCCGTGTTTCATCCCATGGACACGAATCTGATCGTCACCTGTGGAAAGTCGCACATCAACTTCTGGACCATGGAGGGAAACGCGCTGACCAAGAGGCAGGGACTGTTTGAG AAACACGAGAAACCAAAGTACGTTCTGTGTGTGGCCTTTGCTGAAAACGGGGACGCCATCACAGGAGACTCCAGTGGAAACCTCTACATCTGGGCTAAAG GCGGTAACCGTATCAGCCAGGTGGTGTCGGGCGCGCACGAAGGCGGCATCTTCTCCGTTTGCGTCCTGAAGGACGGTACCATGGTGTCCGGAGGCGGGAAAGACCGCAAGGTGGCGCTGTGGGACCACAACTACAGGAAGCAGGCGGAGATGGAG GTGGGCGAGCCGCTCGGCCCGGTCCGGGCTCTGGCTGAGGGGAAACCAGGTGAGTTGTTCGTCGGAACCACCAAGAACGCCATCATCAGAGCGGCCTTCCCCGACACCCTGACCCCCATCGTACAG GGTCACACAGACGAGCTGTGGGGTCTGGACGTCCACCCCTCCATGGACCAGTTCGTTACCTGCTCTCAGGACAAGCAGGTTCACCTGTGGGACACCTGCACCCACCAGCCGCTCTGGAGCAAGACCATGGAG GATCCAGGAAGGTCTGCAGGTTTCCATCCCAGTGGCGCCGTTCTGGCTGTGGGAACCATGACTGGAAG GTGGTTGGTGCTGGACACCGACACCCAGGATTTAGTTTCTATGCACACAGACGGCAGCGAGATCATCTCAAACATCAAATACTCTCCAG ATGGTAACTTCCTGGCTGTCGCTTCCCATGACAACTTCGTCTACATCTACGCTGTGAGCGAGAGCGGCAAGAAGTACAGCCGCGTGGGGAGATGCACT GGTCACTCCAGTTTCGTCACCCATCTGGACTGGTCCGCAGACAGCCAGTACTTCGTCACCAACTCAGGAGACTACGAGATCCTCTTCT GGGAGGCATCCAGTGGTAAACACGTGACCAACATGGACACGGTGCGCAACCTGGAGTGGGCCACCTCTACCTGCACTCTGAGCTTCAGCGCCTTTG GAATTTGGCCAGATGGGGCCGACGGCACGGACATCAACGCCGTGTGCCGCTCACATGATGGCTCCCTGCTGGCCTCTGCTGACGACTTTGGCAAAGTGCAGTTGTTCTCCTTCCCCTGCTCCCAACCAAGG gcTCCGAGTCACGAGTACGGCGGCCACAGCAGTCATGTGACCAACGTCGCCTTCCTGCACGACGACAGTCACCTGATCTCCACCGGCGGGAAAGACACCAGCATCCTGCAGTGGGTCGTTGCCTAG